One Bradyrhizobium manausense DNA segment encodes these proteins:
- the hpnC gene encoding squalene synthase HpnC gives MTSANELRSGKGDRDENFPVASWIIHPRHRALILAYYNFVRTADDIADHATLPADEKLRYLDLFEAELLGKGETQAEAVVLRRALAERGMAPRHALDVLIAFRMDVTKLRYENWDEVIHYCRYSAMPVGRFMLDVHGESTATWAASDALCAGLQINNHLQDCGKDFRELNRVYLPRDALAASGATVEQLGLTQSPPAMLACLQGLAVRNEALLGEGRSLSAEIRDVRLGVDVAVIQAYADRIVRLLKVRDPLRERVHLNKFELLMFSLAGMVGELGRRAIGRKAISNPGTAHDA, from the coding sequence ATGACCTCCGCGAACGAATTGCGATCCGGCAAAGGTGACCGCGACGAGAATTTTCCCGTCGCGTCCTGGATCATTCATCCGCGTCATCGCGCGCTGATTCTGGCGTACTACAATTTCGTCCGCACCGCCGACGACATCGCCGACCACGCCACGCTGCCGGCGGACGAAAAGCTTCGCTATCTCGACCTGTTCGAGGCGGAACTGCTCGGCAAGGGCGAGACCCAGGCCGAGGCTGTCGTGTTGCGCCGTGCGTTGGCCGAACGCGGCATGGCACCGCGCCACGCGCTCGATGTGCTGATCGCGTTCCGCATGGACGTGACCAAGCTGCGCTATGAGAACTGGGACGAGGTCATCCACTATTGCCGCTATTCGGCGATGCCGGTCGGCCGCTTCATGCTCGATGTCCACGGCGAGAGCACGGCGACCTGGGCCGCGTCGGACGCGCTCTGCGCCGGCCTGCAGATCAACAATCATCTGCAGGATTGCGGCAAGGATTTCCGCGAGCTCAATCGCGTCTATCTGCCGCGTGACGCGCTGGCCGCAAGCGGCGCGACCGTCGAGCAGCTCGGCCTGACGCAGTCGCCGCCGGCGATGCTGGCCTGCCTTCAGGGCCTCGCCGTGCGCAACGAGGCGCTGCTGGGTGAGGGCAGGTCGCTGAGCGCCGAGATCAGGGATGTCCGTCTCGGCGTCGACGTCGCGGTGATCCAGGCTTACGCCGACCGTATCGTGCGCCTGCTGAAGGTGCGCGATCCCCTGCGTGAGCGCGTGCATCTGAACAAGTTCGAACTGCTCATGTTCAGCCTTGCCGGCATGGTCGGTGAACTCGGCCGCCGTGCGATCGGCCGCAAGGCCATCTCGAATCCGGGGACTGCCCATGACGCTTGA
- the hpnD gene encoding presqualene diphosphate synthase HpnD, translating to MTLEATAPSADYGSSASNSSFYAAMRILPRDQREAMFQIYSFCRQVDDIADSDGPRDQRLAALQEWRNDIDALYQGNPPPRLKDYVASVKTFGLKREDFLAIVDGMEMDVPQDIRAPDMATLDLYCDRVASAVGRLSVRVFGLPEEDGIQLAHHLGRALQLTNILRDIDEDATLGRLYLPREALLHAGITSDDPNRVIAERALPKVCLPLTQRAKAHFEKSDEIMNRNRRRVVRAPRIMSKYYHSILDLLIARGFNAPRESVRVSKVTRFAILFRYAFI from the coding sequence ATGACGCTTGAGGCGACCGCGCCCAGCGCCGATTATGGCTCGTCCGCATCGAACAGCTCCTTCTACGCTGCGATGCGTATCCTGCCGCGCGACCAGCGCGAGGCGATGTTCCAGATCTACAGCTTCTGCCGCCAAGTCGACGACATCGCCGATTCCGACGGTCCGCGTGACCAGCGGCTCGCTGCGCTGCAGGAATGGCGCAACGACATCGATGCGCTCTACCAGGGCAATCCGCCGCCGCGGCTGAAGGACTACGTCGCCTCGGTGAAGACGTTCGGCCTGAAGCGCGAGGATTTCCTCGCCATCGTCGATGGCATGGAAATGGACGTACCGCAGGACATCCGCGCGCCCGACATGGCGACGCTCGATCTCTACTGCGACCGCGTTGCCAGCGCCGTCGGGCGGCTGTCGGTGCGGGTGTTCGGCCTGCCCGAGGAAGACGGCATTCAGCTCGCCCATCATCTCGGCCGCGCGCTGCAACTCACCAACATCCTGCGCGACATCGACGAGGATGCAACGCTCGGCCGGCTCTATCTGCCGCGCGAGGCGCTGCTGCATGCCGGCATCACCTCCGACGATCCGAACCGCGTCATTGCCGAGCGCGCGCTGCCGAAGGTCTGCCTGCCGCTGACGCAGCGCGCGAAGGCGCATTTCGAAAAGTCGGACGAGATCATGAACCGCAACAGGCGCCGCGTGGTGCGCGCGCCGCGGATCATGTCGAAATACTACCATTCCATTCTGGACCTCCTGATCGCGCGCGGCTTCAACGCGCCGCGCGAGTCGGTGCGTGTGTCGAAGGTCACGCGCTTCGCGATCCTGTTCCGATACGCTTTCATCTGA
- the hpnE gene encoding hydroxysqualene dehydroxylase HpnE, whose protein sequence is MQNTAHIIGAGISGLSAAVRLANAGYKLAVHEATHQAGGRCRSYFDGATNLTIDNGNHLLLSGNSHARAYARSIGTEAGLVGPETAQFPFVDIKTGQRWQIDLGNGRWPAWVLDEGRRVPDTGLTDYLKLAPLIWASEQTLVGKSIPCEGILYQRLVQPLLLAALNVDPPEGSAGLAGAIVRETLLAGGQACRPLIARDGLSAVLIEPAVKFLQDRGHTVQLGHELRSFVSADGKVGALNFGGEDVVQLSAGDVIVMAVPPRAATSLLPGLTAPTEFRAIVNAHFRVEPPPGSAPILGVIGGVVEWLFAFPNRLSVTISNGDRLVDMPREELAQAIWNDVCEAGGVSGELPPWQIVRERRATFAATPAQNALRPGPATTLKNLFLAGDWTATGLPATIEGSVRSGDRAADLVLAAKRP, encoded by the coding sequence ATGCAGAACACAGCTCACATCATCGGCGCTGGAATTTCCGGCCTCTCCGCCGCTGTGCGGCTCGCCAATGCCGGCTACAAGCTCGCCGTGCACGAGGCGACGCACCAGGCCGGCGGCCGCTGCCGCTCCTATTTCGACGGCGCCACCAATCTCACCATCGACAACGGCAATCATCTGCTGTTGTCCGGCAACAGCCACGCGCGCGCCTATGCGCGCTCGATCGGCACCGAGGCGGGCCTGGTCGGGCCTGAGACCGCGCAGTTTCCCTTCGTCGACATCAAGACCGGGCAGCGCTGGCAGATCGATCTCGGCAATGGCCGCTGGCCTGCCTGGGTGCTCGATGAGGGGCGCCGCGTCCCCGATACGGGCCTTACCGATTACCTCAAGCTGGCGCCGCTGATCTGGGCGTCGGAACAGACGTTGGTCGGCAAGTCCATTCCCTGCGAGGGCATTCTCTATCAGCGTCTGGTGCAGCCGCTGCTGCTCGCGGCGCTCAATGTCGATCCGCCCGAAGGCTCGGCCGGGCTCGCCGGTGCGATCGTGCGCGAGACGCTGCTTGCGGGCGGGCAGGCCTGTCGTCCGCTGATCGCGCGCGACGGCCTCAGCGCCGTGCTGATCGAGCCTGCCGTGAAGTTTTTGCAGGACCGCGGCCACACCGTTCAACTCGGCCATGAGCTGCGCTCCTTCGTCAGCGCCGACGGCAAGGTCGGTGCGCTGAATTTTGGCGGCGAGGACGTCGTCCAGCTCTCTGCCGGCGACGTGATCGTGATGGCAGTGCCGCCGCGCGCGGCGACGAGCCTGCTGCCGGGCCTGACCGCGCCGACCGAATTCCGTGCCATCGTCAATGCGCATTTCCGCGTTGAGCCGCCGCCGGGTTCGGCACCGATCCTGGGCGTCATCGGCGGCGTCGTGGAATGGCTGTTCGCGTTCCCGAACCGGCTCTCCGTCACCATCAGCAATGGCGACCGCCTGGTCGACATGCCGCGCGAGGAACTCGCGCAGGCGATCTGGAACGACGTCTGCGAGGCTGGTGGCGTGTCGGGCGAGCTGCCTCCGTGGCAGATCGTGCGCGAACGCCGTGCCACATTTGCGGCAACCCCGGCGCAGAACGCCCTGCGTCCAGGGCCGGCGACTACGCTGAAAAACCTGTTTCTTGCCGGCGATTGGACTGCTACGGGATTGCCTGCAACCATCGAGGGATCGGTCCGGTCCGGTGACCGCGCCGCAGATCTGGTTTTGGCCGCAAAGCGGCCCTGA